A single window of Anopheles moucheti chromosome 2, idAnoMoucSN_F20_07, whole genome shotgun sequence DNA harbors:
- the LOC128298163 gene encoding uncharacterized protein LOC128298163: MGIDYFGPFLVAVGRRVEKRWGAIFTCLTTRAVHLEVAVSLNTASCILAIRRFIARRGTPLETTSDRGTNFVGASRELDEALQELDHDALMEEFCGPRLKWTFNPPEAPHFGGCWERMVRSVKKILNQCVFPRRPTDEILMSAFAEIELILNSRPLTYVPLEDELAEPITPNLLLLGSSDGSKPPAAYCDNPVAIRSTWRMAQHAADLFWKRWVAEYLPTLTRRTKWFQPVRPLKQISAGRSRRETDGALLEELVALEKERHAMVAKKSGNYHAMMSLVTLMDMLTVEDQIDAREEILRFGHRVLKEKLRSYKDS; encoded by the exons ATGG GGATCGACTACTTCGGACCGTTTTTAGTAGCTGTCGGACGTAGAGTAGAGAAACGGTGGGGAGCAATATTTACCTGCCTCACCACTAGAGCGGTCCACCTGGAAGTAGCGGTATCCCTGAACACCGCCTCGTGCATCTTGGCGATACGGCGGTTCATCGCGAGACGAGGGACGCCTCTCGAGACGACTAGCGACCGAGGTACTAACTTTGTCGGAGCCTCACGCGAGCTGGATGAAGCGCTACAGGAACTTGACCACGATGCGTTGATGGAAGAGTTTTGCGGTCCGCGATTGAAGTGGACCTTCAATCCACCAGAGGCACCACACTTCGGCGGCTGCTGGGAACGCATGGTGCGCTCCGTGAAGAAGATCCTGAACCAGTGTGTGTTCCCTCGACGCCCTACGGATGAGATACTGATGTCAGCCTTTGCAGAGATCGAGCTCATACTGAATTCGCGACCGCTCACATACGTACCCTTGGAAGATGAACTGGCTGAACCCATAACACCGAATCTGCTGTTGCTCGGGAGTTCGGACGGAAGCAAACCCCCGGCTGCGTATTGCGACAATCCCGTTGCAATAAGATCCACCTGGAGGATGGCACAACATGCAGCGGATCTGTTTTGGAAGCGGTGGGTAGCCGAGTATTTACCTACTCTTACGCGTCGAACCAAGTGGTTCCAACCTGTACGGCCTCTTAAG CAAATATCAGCCGGCCGGTCAAGGCGCGAAACCGACGGTGCCCTTCTCGAGGAGCTGGTGGCACTCGAGAAAGAGAGGCACGCGATGGTTGCAAAGAAGAGTGGCAACTACCATGCCATGATGAGTTTGGTCACTCTCATGGATATGCTGACCGTGGAGGACCAAATTGACGCGCGGGAGGAGATCTTGCGGTTTGGCCACCGCGTGTTAAAGGAGAAGTTGCGTAGTTATAAGGATAGTTAG